The sequence TTCTTAAGTGACTGACGAAGGGTAGGATGTATTTAAATTGTGggctttttgcttgttttgttcttttgtttgtttgtttttaatcaggCAGCTCAGGGGAGTTGCTAATGTTTAACAGGAACTAGGGAGCCTGCTTGACTTAGAGCATTGTATTCCAAATGCTGTATTTATGGACATTGACTATTTGTCTGACATACATTTCTGTACCGCTTAGGTGCTCGTGTTACTATCACAGACAGGGCGGCAGCACTGGAGTTCCTGGAGTCAAACGTACAGGCTAACTTACCTTCTGAACTACGTCCGAGAGCTGTGGTGAAGGAACTGACTTGGGGAAAAGACCTGGGTAACTTCCCTCCAGGAGCATTTGACTTCATCCTGGGTGCAGACATCGTTTATTTGGAAGAAACTTTTGCAGAACTGCTTCAGACGCTAGAGCACCTGTGCTCAGAGCAAACCGTGATTCTTCTTTCCTGTCGTATCCGCTATGAACGGGATCACAAATTCTTGAAGATGCTGAGAGACCGTTTCTCTGTCTATGAGATCCACTATGATTCCAGTAAGGATGTTCATATCTACAAAGCACAGAAGGGTAGTCGCAAGGAGGACTTTTGACTCTATGCTTTGTTAGTAAATCACCGATGCTGTTCAATCCTCCCCTTGTTTCTACTCAATACACTTGTTCCTAAGCATATAATTGCAGTTTTGTAATTTCACTGGCTTCTTGTTCTG is a genomic window of Balearica regulorum gibbericeps isolate bBalReg1 chromosome 6, bBalReg1.pri, whole genome shotgun sequence containing:
- the METTL21A gene encoding protein N-lysine methyltransferase METTL21A; amino-acid sequence: MALVPYEEGAGWGVRQLHSPSATYRFASHTIRVRQDWRRLGVAAVVWDAAVVLSAYLEIGGIDLRDRSVIELGAGTGLLGIVATLLGARVTITDRAAALEFLESNVQANLPSELRPRAVVKELTWGKDLGNFPPGAFDFILGADIVYLEETFAELLQTLEHLCSEQTVILLSCRIRYERDHKFLKMLRDRFSVYEIHYDSSKDVHIYKAQKGSRKEDF